From a region of the Phragmites australis chromosome 21, lpPhrAust1.1, whole genome shotgun sequence genome:
- the LOC133903702 gene encoding uncharacterized protein LOC133903702 has protein sequence MSIRPKPDDTDKHPYILGRGEDELADVEMPGLVEGRAEFGPSKPFAGARIDCKEIPKAHMFKADVPGLKEEEEKVKDGNILQTCGKRNKEQEKTDTGHRVECSSWSPWHENAKTQQIWAPMENGVLTIIRDGLKDASPAPSPFSAAATDFCEPTPTSRSTVCLNDDCPELLVLINSRSASFNPGDSEVTREVPGLADEGCCYLASISHYLSSGLQVHYTDTLLDETKFDSIRDRGTPCHFNLGQGQVLKGWDQGIKNMKREIAIFTIPLELAYDESGSPPTISPNATLQFEVELLSWNSVKDICKYGGIFKKVLKGGEKRESTKDRDEVLVKNEAQLEDGTIVSKLEGVEFIVKDGYFYQALVRAVKTMKKAEKVLLTIQHQYGFGKKGRPAAVHAHASGADNDEQILNAMVQCLIVLVKLQLRMPGPDASTESIGMALKELFVEAGTKNEVVMGLNPWKLLESIHAWNSQYKGYLMHDSYELLYLLRKC, from the coding sequence ATGAGCATCCGCCCCAAGCCTGACGACACCGACAAGCACCCCTACATCCTCGGCCGGGGAGAGGACGAGCTCGCCGACGTTGAGATGCCCGGGCTCGTAGAGGGCCGTGCCGAGTTCGGTCCCTCCAAGCCCTTCGCTGGTGCGCGCATCGATTGTAAGGAAATCCCCAAAGCGCACATGTTCAAGGCGGATGTGCCGGGgctgaaggaggaggaggagaaggtgaagGACGGCAACATCCTCCAGACCTGTGGCAAGCGCAACAAGGAGCAGGAGAAGACGGACACCGGGCACCGCGTGGAGTGCAGCAGCTGGTCACCCTGGCACGAGAACGCGAAGACGCAGCAGATCTGGGCGCCCATGGAGAACGGCGTGCTCACCATCATCCGCGATGGGCTCAAGGACGCTTCTCCCGCGCCGAGTCCATTCTCTGCAGCGGCCACTGACTTCTGCGAGCCGACACCCACCAGTCGCTCGACGGTTTGCCTCAATGATGACTGCCCGGAGCTGCTTGTCCTCATCAACAGCCGATCTGCTTCCTTTAATCCCGGAGACAGCGAGGTCACGCGCGAGGTTCCTGGGCTCGCAGATGAGGGCTGCTGCTATCTAGCGTCGATCAGTCACTACCTGTCGTCTGGATTACAAGTGCATTACACTGATACGCTCCTGGATGAAACAAAGTTTGATTCAATCCGTGATCGTGGAACACCCTGCCATTTCAACCTAGGACAAGGCCAAGTGTTAAAGGGTTGGGATCAAGGAatcaagaacatgaagaggGAAATTGCTATTTTCACTATTCCTCTTGAACTGGCTTATGATGAATCGGGTTCACCTCCAACTATTTCACCCAATGCAACTCTGCAGTTTGAAGTTGAGCTGCTTTCTTGGAATAGTGTCAAAGATATTTGCAAGTACGGTGGCATATTCAAGAAGGTACTGAAGGGGGGAGAGAAACGGGAGAGCACAAAGGATCGCGATGAAGTCCTTGTGAAAAATGAAGCTCAGCTTGAGGATGGTACAATTGTATCTAAGCTTGAGGGAGTTGAGTTTATTGTTAAAGATGGGTATTTCTATCAGGCACTTGTCAGAGCTGTCAAAACCATGAAAAAGGCAGAGAAAGTGCTCCTTACAATCCAGCACCAATATGGTTTTGGTAAGAAAGGTAGACCAGCAGCTGTTCATGCTCATGCGTCTGGAGCAGATAATGATGAGCAAATACTGAATGCAATGGTGCAGTGCCTCATTGTGCTTGTTAAGTTGCAGCTAAGGATGCCAGGACCCGATGCTTCGACTGAGTCCATTGGTATGGCACTGAAGGAGCTATTTGTGGAGGCAGGAACCAAGAATGAAGTAGTAATGGGCCTTAACCCCTGGAAACTCTTGGAAAGTATACACGCATGGAATTCACAATACAAAGGCTATTTGATGCATGATAGTTATGAATTGCTTTACCTTCTGCGCAAGTGCTGA